The DNA segment TGCTGTTCACTGGATTTTTTCACACCACTTGGCAGCTGGAAGATGAACGCCCCCAACAAATTGctgaagaaaatgaagagctcaATTCTTGCAAGCTGCTCATCCAAGCACACAGAATCCACTgtggaagaaagaaaggaaaggcaaGAAATGAGTATTACCTATGGAGCCTTATTCTCCAGGTACATCTACCATAGACAACAACTAGTTTTGACTCTGGGTAGGCAACACAGGTTGGGAGGTGAAGCTCCTTTGCCACTACCCAAAGTGTTACATCAGCAGCTCCTCCTTTTTCAACTTTGggctgccatggggggggggaggcttgctTTGGCCCAcaaactcatagaatcatagagttggaagggaccacaaggatcgtCTAATCCAACcttcatgcaatgcaggaatcttttgcccaacacgtgGCTCAAACAaatgaccctaagattaagaatctcatgatctacagactgagctatccACCAGTAACTAACGAACCCCTAGTGTATAGAAATGTGAAAGCAAATCTATATTGATAAGCTGGTAGACTTGAGGCCTGAAAGTACTATGAGTAAAGACTCATAAGAGTAATTCAGTGCCCAACGATCATGAGCAGCATGACCCCAACGCTATGAGCAGCAAATAATCATGTATTCTTTGGAAATAAAAACCTTACAGAAGCATCTGCCTCTCTGAAACAACCCAGCaactataaaaataataataataaatcactgcTACATTTACCTGAACCAAATAGCAGAAATTCTCCCCTGGCTACAAAATTCCCATCCTTGTCCAAAAAATGATTTGGGTTGAATTCTTCAGGCGTCTTCCATTGCTTATTATCAAGAACAGCAGAGTTCAGATCTGGGTTAATAAAAGTTccctgaaatgaatgaaaattgaCTTAGAATGCATCCAGGCCAGCACTATTCAGGTTGTCCCTCTGTCCCAGTACAAATCTTTGGGCGCTTCTTATATGCATGGTAATAAAAAGCACATTCAGGGAGATTGCCAAAAAGCTAGGGAAGAAGAGTCCTGTTGTGAAACCACTATGGAAAATATTTCAGCAAGAATAAACTGAAAACACATTATTCACTGTTCTGTTTCAAATCCTCATTCTTGAATCTGGCACAGATGCTATGGCCATCAGTGGAACCAAATGAAGAGAGTTCGGTGTTAAGGCACTGTTCATGCAGTTATTCTTTTGAAGAatatggggcagggcagggggagagttattttaaaaagaatattaacCCTGGGTCACTTCAATAcctttttcaggggggggggggatattgaatTGCTTGCCCTTCAGTCCTTGCGCTACACAGAAGCTTCTGCATTGCTCCTTACTCATGGAATATGGAGTACAACCGTATCAATTTTCCTTACCCTGGGCATGAGAAATCCAAAGATGTTCACATCCTTTGCACATTGCCTGATGATCTTGAATAAGGAGGCATATTTTAAGCGTTGGATCTCATGAATCACAGCACTGGTGAATGGCATTTTCTTCCAATCTTGATAGCAGACTGACCGAgaggaacccaaaacaccttccACCTCCTTGTGgactttctctgatgaaaatagtggGAATGGAAGCTTTATTCTGGACGCTTTGCTAATATTGCCTGAAATTGTGCTCTCTTTTTTGTATTGCTTCTAACAATTACGTTAAAGAAAGCTGAAAGGCAATTGAGCTACGGGGTGAAGTGGAAAATCCAGGCATCTTAAAGGAAACTCAGCAGTGCTGAAATACGCTTCAAAATATAGTTGTGTTCCTATGGACATCAGTTCCCTGTAGATGCAGTTGGATTCCACTTTGACAGAACTGACTATAGATAAAACAGGGGGGTTTTTTTACATACAGTCCAAAGCTAGGAGAAATTGGAAACTTCTCATTTTCACAATACCTTTAGTCAGAAATAGGAACGGAAGTTGGAAACTAGAGGGAGATTCTGCTACAGGGTGTGGGgctgaagggggagagagagagcttgagTCAGAAAAATAGAAGAGTGGATCTTAGTTTACCTATCCTGAGTAAagtggagagaattttttttcccattaTCCCAAATCAATGGACATAGGAGCAGGTCTGTCTGTGTTAtctactaagcttggatcctagaacaataggcaagtaggatcctagaatgcaacaactgattggcctgcaggagaagaccaatcaggctccaggagggaagcagaatcagccaatcagacgggactcattgtgtaaataatgtacagtggtgccccgcaagacagaaaacccgctagacgaaagggttttccgttttggaggcgcttcgcaaaacgaatttccctatgggcttgcttcgcaagacgacagcccatagggaaatctccgggacagcggggaagcgcagcgcgtcttccccactgtcctcggacctcctccgaagcctggcggcggggcggggacacctcctcccgccgccgccgggcttcggaaggctcctccgaagccgggcgggaacgcctccccccgccgctcggcttcggaacgatgctccgaagcggggcggcggggcgggaacgcctccccccgccgcccggcttcggaacgatgctccgaagcggggcggcggggcgggaacgcctggGCgccctgatctcagcgcgcgcaggctttggcatgctggcaactctccgcaagcagctggagcactcccgctgcttgcggagaggtccgccaagcctgtccaggacagcttttgaaggcaggcggggggggagcaaagattttcgccccccgcccgccttcagaagaggtcctggacctcttctgaaggcaggcggggggcaaaagtctttgtcccccctgcctgccttcccaggggcttttaaatcgccccggacagcggagaagtcctccgctgtcccggggttttttaaaatgctgggggtgggaagaaaagcccttgtcccgtcccccccagccttcagaagaggtcgggggacagactgtccccggacctggtctgaaggtggtttccataggtacgcattaattgattttcaatgcattcctatgggaaaccgtgcatcgcaagacgaaaaactcgcaagacgaagagacttgcggaacgaattaatttcgtcttgcaaggcaccactgtatataaaagcctgaggtttggggggaaactcggtcactgttttacaagctgcaataaagagcatgaaatcactgcaggactctgaATATATTTCAGTCTGGAAACTCCAGAACCAGGGCAAATTGCAGGGGACCTGGCAAAAAGGAAATCTGAGCTATCCCTCTTGTTTGTACATTAAACATGGCCTGTTGGTTCACTGTTAAGATTCTTAACTCAGCTGTTTCTCCATACGGACGGTTGAAAGTAGATAGAATCTTGTCATTTTTCTTCATATTTCATAAGGCCTCACACCCTTAACCAAAACATTGCTGCATGAAAGGCATCGCACAGGACTCACCTTGGATATCTGGATGAGTTGCCATGAGGAGCAGTGCCCACTGCAGAGTAGTAGCGGTTGTCTCTGTCCCTGCTATAAAGAGGTCAAGTATACACTGGGCCAGGTTCTCCGCATTATAGACAGAGTTGGGGTCACCCTGGCTCTGTTGATGGCAATAGAAAGATGAAAGATTATTTGTAACAAATTGCATCCTGGCCATCCCAGCATGACAGGTGAGCATGAAGAAATCCTTGCATGCAGTTCTGTACCTTAATTCTTTGGTAGCGTATTAGGTCTTTATACTCTTTTTTTAGGGCACGGACGGCAAGATAGGCTTGGTGTCTGACAGAATTTTTGGCTGTCAGGGCAGTTTGGTAAGCATTTTGCAGGGCTTTCTTTGCCTCAAAGCAGTTGTGATCAAACCAGGGTTTGTTTGATGTTATTGGTTTTGTTGGCCTTTTCTCTGTGGTATTAAAAAGATGGGGTTTTAATTGTTGGAGCAGGCTCTCATACTTGGAAACTGGGTCCTCAGGCCTAGGATTATTTCCAAAGCCAGTTAAAATTGTACAGAGTTTTTTAGAGGATAGAATCTTCTTCAGTTTGGAGTCAAGTGCAGGGGTCCATTTGACTCGGCAACCAGGTCGCTCTAATGCGGTGATCTCTACAGGGTATACTGTTCTCAGGAAGGGTGACTCGTTTAATGGAGACACCTGGAGGTGCAAAGGGAAATGGTCCCCCTCTATGAATGGGAGCACTTTTAAATTCACTATTTTTGTTAGCAATTCACTGTCTGCCAACATATCATCAATTGTGCGGGATCTTACCCCAGACATGAATGTATATTCCCCGGGGATGTCGCCCCTGGTGCGACCATTTAGGATATGAAGACTTAGCTGCCTAGAGAATTTGAGGAGGCAGGCTCCAGCAAAATTTGGGTGCTGATCCTTTGACTGCCTTGGTACTTGTAAAACCTCCGGGCCAAAGTCGTCAAGGTACCCTATTTTTTGCCTGTATTTAGTTTCTAAACTGGGGTCATCAGGACCTAACCTTGCGTTTAGGTCACCTACCAGCAGGACCTGTACCTTAATTAGTAATCCCACACTGACattgaaggggtgggtgggtttaaaAAAGGACATCTCAGGCATCCTTCTAAAACAGCAGACAGTAAAGCAGCAATTCTTCCCAAACATTTTGAGATTATGAGGAAGTAAGTGTGGAGTAGATTCATGCATATCAAATCTGGGTTGCTGAGGATCTTTATGCACAAACCCCCCCGCCCCAATGTGCTGGGGAAACAGGGTCTTCTTTTTGCAGAGCCATGGAACAGAATGGAAGCAGGAAAAATGAAATTTCTTGTGTTTTAGATTAGTTCCTTGTGAGGTTAAGACATCAGTGTTTTATTCTCAAAGCCTTTTCTCTGGTTTTGCCTGAACTAACTTTCGATTTGGATCCCCCTGGACCCTATAAAGTGGATTCTGGGATCCATCTTTCTCAACTTCCCCACTGAGCCCACAGAAACCTGTCCCTATGGAGCTCTGCTTAAAGATCCTTcctccctttaaattttttagaACTGGTGGGAGTTCTAAGTGGAATTTGAGTTAAATAATAGTTAAATTTGCCACCCATTCTCATTTTCTCAACCTtaagtttggttctccacatttcctgactagtttgcaaatttctttttttaaaaaaagttcacatGAAATTCCATCAGCATCTTAGTGCTAATTTCTCTTAATAAATAAGTCATTTTGCCTAATGTGCACTTTtctgacatttcccccccactaatatatacatttatatgctCACTGTCCTAGTATATgcgtttttgtacacattactttgcTGAAGAACTGCACTGTAAGATTCAGAGAAGTGTTGATTTTGAAGTAGGCTGCATTTCAGTTCGCTTAAACCAAGCGTAAACCAAGCCATGCTTTTAATGCAAACGGAATCAAATTTCACCCCCATCCCTAAAGGGAAAGTcaaaattgtaaaaaataaattcacATAATCAGGGTGAATAAAAACATTATCTTTTCTGCAATCTCAGAGCATGTTTTAATTTGGAAAGGAGACTAATCTTTAGTCATTTAAATATCATAATTACACAAAGAATGTATTTGAATGCCCTTGACCATTCAAGCATATTTGCCAtcaaacatacaaaaatatttattttcctatTATTTTCAATGCATGCACATGTGGGGTTTGTAATCCACTTTACTAGCTAACAATAATCTCTGGGAAGTGCCATTGAGGGGGGACTGAATGCAAATATTATCAGCAACCCAGAAAATCCTGGTGGTTGCCTTACAATCCTTGCAGGGAATGTAATGGCTCTTTGAATTAACCATGTTCACATACAAAACAGATACTTACTTTCTCCATTTGAAGTAGATAGAAATCAGTGAAATCCTGTGGCTCACGTAGGAGATGATGTTCTTTATGCTTCTTCATCTCCTCCTTTGCAAATAAAAGCACAAACTCCCTAGAGGACAGAGCCTTCTTGTGTGGCCCTGGAAGACGCTTCAGGACCCAAGGGAACATTTCACGGAGCtttgaaaaatataaaaacaaaaaccagtaatTACCATGAAGAAGCCCAGTAACATGTTCCATGACCCAAATTCTTTTGGACGCCTGTTTGGTATCATGGTTGAAATCAGCCTTTCCTAACCTGCTGGCATCCCGGTATCTTGGAGCTCAGTGAGTGAAACACCTTTTTCTGATTCCCATATCCACTAGTTTACTCTAGTAGAAGTTGTAAATGAAAATTTGACATCGGAACAAATCACCCTCACCCATATTTCTGGTACAATAGTAGTTGTGGGAACACTGGTATTTGTGGCTTTCCCAAAACATgcaaattatatttattaataatatatAAGAACAGGATTTTATTCTACAGGATTCCCATTGCATTTGGGCAGTACCAGCACTAACCCATAATATCTTTATGGCTGTCTAACGAACATACAGAGAACCTAATCCATTTACTCTGGATTAATTCAGGATTATGAAGATGTAGGGCTGCCTAATATGGAAGGTATCACAGCTTCCCTCCCTACCAGCAGTCTTCCTGCCCATCTTCCACCTCCAAGGGAAAAGATTTCCTAATCTCCATTTCCTAATCTCTGGGTGAGGAACACACAGCAGAATGTGATGTTATCCTTCTCCTTTTATCACTTTCCCAGAAGTTCACCTGCAGTATTGCAAAGCAATAAACTTGGTTTAGCAGATGGAGGAGGATGACATTACTTTTGAGGATGTCTCCTCGGCACTAGAGACAGGCGAGGCCTCTGGATGCACTATGGCATTTCTTGTCTCTGAGCTCCTCCCatcagtcattcctcctctggtcactgctgtggatacatgacctgacggTCTCcaagcactgtggtcatctgcaaggaattcctacaaagggtgtgtgtgagagtgatgTTGCTTGCCTTCATGTCTGATGTTTGCAGATATCTTTGtagcacagagttggtctgccagatggcctggtgcctgaagccagctccccacagaGCACATCCCTAGGGATTCTGCCATCTacgtacatgaccaagccagtgtagatagACGTCGCAAGACAGGAGTGCaagcatgctgggaatgtgggcttcaGATGCAgagtatgtgttgttgttgtttagtcgtttagtcgtatccaactcttcatgatcccatggaccaaagcacgccaggcactcctgtcttccactgtctcccagagtttggtcaaactcatgtttgtagcttcgagaacactgtccaaccatctcgtcctctgtcgtccccttctccttgtgccctccatctttcccaacatcagggtcttttccagggagtcttctcttctcatgaggtggccaaagtattggagcctcagcttcaggatctgtccttccagtgagcactattCAATATTTATTAAATACTTAatattaaatatgtatttaaaatatttattatatatttatattaaaatatttattaatcaatatttattcttgccgtctcatttttgaccacatccagcttaccaaggttcatggttcttacattacaggttcctatgcaatatttttctttacagcattggactttcctttcgcttccaggcatatccacaactgagcgtctgttcagctttggcccagctgtttcatcagctctgaatctacttgtacttgtcctctgctcttcctcagtagcatgttggacgccttctgacctgaggggctcatcttccagcgtcataacttttatatgcctgttgtctttgtccagggagttttcttggcagggatactggagtggcttgccggttcctactACAActttccactatgacctgtccatcttgggtggccctgcacagcatagctcatagcttctctgagttgttcaagccccttcgccacggcaaggcagtgatccatgaagaagAAACTGGAATGCGTACGTAGCCTAAGAATGATCATTAGTTAAAATTAACCCCATCTTTCCTTGAAAGAACCTAGTGTATGGCTCTCCACTTTTTTCATAATATCTCTGTGAAATGGGTTAGACTGATGAATAGTGTTTGTCCCAAGGGGCATTTCAGGTCAGGTTCCCTTCATCTGTGACCAACCACAGTGTCTCTCTGAATGCTAGCAGGAGGCTAGGGCTCTGGGGACACCTGTGTGACTCAGCTGGAAAGAAAAAGTCTACTTACAGCATAAATGAAGCTACCTCCACATTTTAAGGCAAGATCAATAGCTTCAGTAAGCTTCTGGAAATTTTCGTCTTCAGCAGAATACCGATGTCCAAAAGCCATAGCGCATACCACATTGCACACTGAATTAGTGATGGGTAACAAAGGGTCAAATGGCTGCCCTGCAAGTGAAGATTTTTGCAGCTATATGAAGTGAAGACATCAATCCTGTTCTCATGATAATACTAAGAGTAAAAATTTCATAGTGGGACTAAAGAAGCAATTTTCTTAACATATTAAAAAGCAACTAAAATGCATCAAATTCTGCTCCAAAATATGCATAGATTGCaaaggaaacaaagcaaaacctggAGACTAAGATATCTGCCAGCATAATCATTTTTATGATTATTATAATCATGCTAGTCATTTTAATGGTGGTTTTAATGGTTTTATATTGCTGTACACTGCCCTGACACTTTTTGCGAGGGTGGTGttaatataaatacagtggtacctcgcaagacgaatgcctcgcaagacagaaaactcgctagacgaaagggttttttgttttttgagctgcttcgcaagacaattttccctatgggcttgcttcgcaagacggaaacgtcttgcaagtttgtttcctttttcttagcactgttaatacagttgcgacttgacttcgaggagcaactcatagcacgcggtgtggtagccttttttgaggtttttgaagactttggtgatttttgaagcttttccaaaactttcccgacaccgtgctttgcaagacgaaaaaaatcgcaagacgacaaaactcgcggaacgaattcatttcgtcttgcgaggcaccactgtaaaatggacgggaatgggcgaattcagttcggatgacctcacatctactactgtgggcaagaaacccgtaaaagaaatggagtggccctcatagtcaacaaaagagtggcaaaagctgtactgggatgcaatctcaaaaatgatagaatgatctcaatacgaatccaaggcagaccttttaacatcacagtaatccaagtttatgcaccaactactggtgctgaagaaactgaaattgaccaattctatgaagacttacaagaccttatagaagtgacaccaaagaaggatgttcttctcattataggggattggaatgctaaagtagggaatcaagagataaaaggaacaactgtacTCATATGAACAAATAAAATCATCTAGTAGTATCACATACCTTTTACACGGGCAAAGGTACCCACAAGCTGATGGGCCTCCTCTTGTATATAGTGCTCCAACCCTTGCTTCCTCATCGCCAGCTTCTTCATAACAGACTGCCCAATCTGTCTCTGCTGCTTCCAGATGCGTTCATTGGAAAATACAAGATCTGAGACCATTAAAAGCATTGTATGAAATGCCTCTTAGAGATACAATATTCAAGCCAACTATTCACGGAATACAAAGACCCAAAACTCTCTGCCATTTGTGGAGACGATGGTTAGCAAAGTTTATGGCATAAGGACTAGCTGTTCTAAACAAAGTAGATACAGTCCTCAGCTGCACCTTGATTTCTGCTGTCAATGTCTACCACCAAGGCTGTAACATTCACCTGTGTGGATTCACCTGGCTTTCGTTTTGAAATTATAATTTGGAAAGCATACATCTGGTGTATACATCACTACATACATCACTTGCAGGATTCTCACCCTAGCTGCACTTGACTTGCAAGTTACGAAAGTAACTATTGGACCTTGTCTCGTCACTGGAAACCCAAGGATCTCAGGGGGCACAGTGTCTTCCCCCAGCCCTGGTTTGTTTGGCAGCTATAGATGTTCCTCAAACAAGACTAGCCATAGAAATGCATGCTCTGATAACCTCCTGTTTGGATCACTGCAGTGAGATCTGCTTGGAAATTGCAGCTAGTGAAATAGGCAGCTTGGCTAGGAGTCACtatattaataattttttataaattataataaaCTAGTCAGAGCCATGTTACATCTGTTGTGAAAGAATTGCATTGGCTACCAAAACATATCTGATCCAAAAGCCAGGTGTTATGAATAATCTAGAAAGCATTGAATAATCTAGAGACCTTTCTCTGTATAGTCCTGCCCTTGAATTA comes from the Podarcis muralis chromosome 6, rPodMur119.hap1.1, whole genome shotgun sequence genome and includes:
- the LOC114598072 gene encoding cytochrome P450 2J4-like isoform X1, which translates into the protein MFGIRLFLIALLVGLLILYFLKQLWWSCRRFPPGPLPLPAIGSMWRTAIRLYQETFAKRTKQNGNTERPVMPFLRAVANEKDLVFSNERIWKQQRQIGQSVMKKLAMRKQGLEHYIQEEAHQLVGTFARVKGQPFDPLLPITNSVCNVVCAMAFGHRYSAEDENFQKLTEAIDLALKCGGSFIYALREMFPWVLKRLPGPHKKALSSREFVLLFAKEEMKKHKEHHLLREPQDFTDFYLLQMEKSQGDPNSVYNAENLAQCILDLFIAGTETTATTLQWALLLMATHPDIQEKVHKEVEGVLGSSRSVCYQDWKKMPFTSAVIHEIQRLKYASLFKIIRQCAKDVNIFGFLMPRGTFINPDLNSAVLDNKQWKTPEEFNPNHFLDKDGNFVARGEFLLFGSVDSVCLDEQLARIELFIFFSNLLGAFIFQLPSGVKKSSEQHKVGLTTYPHSYKLVAIPRSRAS
- the LOC114598072 gene encoding cytochrome P450 2J4-like isoform X3, producing MKQTFFFLLLRTKQNGNTERPVMPFLRAVANEKDLVFSNERIWKQQRQIGQSVMKKLAMRKQGLEHYIQEEAHQLVGTFARVKGQPFDPLLPITNSVCNVVCAMAFGHRYSAEDENFQKLTEAIDLALKCGGSFIYALREMFPWVLKRLPGPHKKALSSREFVLLFAKEEMKKHKEHHLLREPQDFTDFYLLQMEKSQGDPNSVYNAENLAQCILDLFIAGTETTATTLQWALLLMATHPDIQEKVHKEVEGVLGSSRSVCYQDWKKMPFTSAVIHEIQRLKYASLFKIIRQCAKDVNIFGFLMPRGTFINPDLNSAVLDNKQWKTPEEFNPNHFLDKDGNFVARGEFLLFGSVDSVCLDEQLARIELFIFFSNLLGAFIFQLPSGVKKSSEQHKVGLTTYPHSYKLVAIPRSRAS
- the LOC114598072 gene encoding cytochrome P450 2J4-like isoform X2 yields the protein MSPIKIFLDCGEASQGRSPRTKQNGNTERPVMPFLRAVANEKDLVFSNERIWKQQRQIGQSVMKKLAMRKQGLEHYIQEEAHQLVGTFARVKGQPFDPLLPITNSVCNVVCAMAFGHRYSAEDENFQKLTEAIDLALKCGGSFIYALREMFPWVLKRLPGPHKKALSSREFVLLFAKEEMKKHKEHHLLREPQDFTDFYLLQMEKSQGDPNSVYNAENLAQCILDLFIAGTETTATTLQWALLLMATHPDIQEKVHKEVEGVLGSSRSVCYQDWKKMPFTSAVIHEIQRLKYASLFKIIRQCAKDVNIFGFLMPRGTFINPDLNSAVLDNKQWKTPEEFNPNHFLDKDGNFVARGEFLLFGSVDSVCLDEQLARIELFIFFSNLLGAFIFQLPSGVKKSSEQHKVGLTTYPHSYKLVAIPRSRAS